In one window of Clupea harengus chromosome 4, Ch_v2.0.2, whole genome shotgun sequence DNA:
- the sgo2 gene encoding uncharacterized protein sgo2, producing the protein MVTLTEKRARTPNSAAKHSSVFASKIKAKILNTSSFFKVSLKGNNKALAKALAVQSDKTRQLIQETVLLRQRILALNFDLAIQRHKKKKMFAIIQHFYNTCYKSLPMATNLMDDENESFDEDEDADADHAEDGMEREMFGSLLQAHAKPPRDSKAASWRTSQSNINTEQDTISHHDELRKSINSIASSDCLLPKRLSKKQKEIVEEEAMHQQTLVCNTEMDMTVVDSVAPIVTVDTKTSKNRRGHQNTTGTNSEDSYDTGQGEAHNRTEVIEKASVAVVLTERQGLSSEVELNVHSANADVDSALNTGNGDTDFVAPRRKTHFTSRKMNRMTLSSHKSTGDLSRKTYIISSNPHMDGFSKPHEFGGIGEDASSEEDSSETRHNMKTDVLPQCQKSNSLNRKTYVISDRAAVKRSQRTDPLVITDQKADSITVMDTGSEAQEDQMFIEPALVKNSDKKRRTTRSLSATNQSTKVKRREKNPLGSRGRGSTERRNSYFDDWSDFFADDDQQEQSIRVISTLQEPNSSHADIATETLKSCNEEALVPLEVSLEPPAVVKPWKMSDFLADEKQATSRKSKKGKTGKSKEKKALQKKKPNVSSKEKRPGNVPRSKKLPGDEDQVLDEHNRSSCVDQIQTVYTQHFEDDGTDNSKALEVEDQPPELPPSPESSYPEVTGDAIHITSGSAISKGQPNHDDNIKSRDTFVISTCPGQGDKETSLKSTNSKSGLFTKQQTFVYPVNSNQSEALPSRQTELLADERPPWESLDFDHASPFPIDTSVSSPPSRRPSCTMEIYQEALPSMSSQSLEGRPMKSLTNTNWTTDAESGRSRRRGAKVSYKEPPINGKMRRGDKFSDTQFLRSPIFKSKRIKKKHTA; encoded by the exons ATGGTAACGTTAACGGAGAAGCGAGCGAGGACCCCAAACAGTGCTGCtaaacattcatctgtttttgcctcAAAAATAAAGGCAAAAATACTCA ACACATCCTCATTTTTTAAGGTTTCACTTAAAGGCAACAATAAGGCCTTGGCTAAAGCCCTTGCTGTTCAGAGTGACAAGACCAGACAGCTGATACAAGAGACTGTGTTACTGCGGCAACGTATACTAgctctgaactttgaccttgCTATCCAGaggcataaaaaaaagaaaatg TTTGCCATCATTCAACATTTCTACAACACCTGTTACAAGAGCCTTCCCATGGCAACCAACCTGATGGACGACGAAAAT GAGAGttttgatgaagatgaagatgcagATGCAGACCATGCTGAAG atgggatggagagggaaaTGTTTGGAAGTTTGCTCCAAGCGCATGCCAAACCACCTAGGGACTCCAAGGCTGCCTCCTGGAGGACTTCACAGTCTAACATCAACACTGAACAGGACACAATATCTCATCATGATGAGCTCCGCAAATCTATCAATTCTATCGCATCGTCTGACTGCTTATTGCCCAAACGTCTTTCAAAAAAGCAAAAGGAAATTGTGGAAGAGGAGGCAATGCATCAGCAAACTTTGGTTTGTAACACAGAAATGGACATGACAGTTGTTGATAGTGTTGCCCCAATAGTAACCGTAGACACCAAGACCAGCAAAAATAGGAGAGGTCATCAGAACACTACAGGGACAAATTCAGAGGATTCATATGACACAGGACAGGGCGAAGCCCACAACAGAACTGAGGTGATTGAGAAAGCATCAGTGGCTGTTGTACTCACTGAAAGGCAGGGACTGTCATCTGAGGTGGAGCTGAATGTTCACAGCGCAAATGCTGATGTTGACTCTGCGTTGAACACTGGGAATGGGGACACTGACTTTGTCGCTCCCCGCAGGAAAACTCACTTCACTTCTCGAAAAATGAACAGGATGACTCTTAGTTCACATAAAAGTACTGGGGACCTCTCAAGAAAAACCTATATTATCTCTTCAAACCCCCATATGGATGGGTTCAGTAAACCTCATGAGTTTGGAGGGATCGGGGAGGACGCCTCGTCGGAAGAGGATTCATCAGAAACACGGCACAACATGAAAACGGATGTATTGCCACAGTGTCAGaagagcaattcactgaatcgaAAGACTTATGTAATCTCAGACAGAGCAGCAGTGAAAAGGAGCCAAAGGACTGATCCCTTAGTGATTACAGATCAGAAAGCAGACTCTATTACAGTCATGGACACTGGTTCTGAGGCACAGGAAGATCAGATGTTTATCGAGCCTGCCCTCGTGAAAAACTCTGACAAGAAGCGCAGGACTACACGTTCACTCTCTGCAACAAATCAAAGCACTAAAGtgaagagaagggaaaagaacCCACTTGGGTCACGGGGCAGAGGCAGTACTGAGAGGAGAAACTCCTATTTTGATGACTGGAGTGACTTCTTTGCAGATGACGACCAACAAGAGCAAAGCATCAGAGTTATAAGCACACTCCAAGAACCAAATTCATCCCATGCAGACATTGCAACAGAAACCTTGAAAAGCTGTAATGAGGAGGCCTTAGTCCCTCTTGAGGTTTCTTTGGAGCCCCCTGCAGTGGTAAAACCCTGGAAAATGAGCGACTTCCTTGCCGACGAGAAGCAGGCGACATCTAGGAAATCCAAGAAAGGTAAGACCGGCAAAtcaaaagagaagaaagcccTGCAAAAGAAAAAGCCAAATGTATCTTCAAAGGAGAAGAGGCCAGGAAACGTCCCAAGAAGTAAAAAGTTGCCTGGTGATGAAGATCAGGTGTTGGATGAACACAACCGTAGTAGCTGTGTGGATCAAATCCAAACTGTATACACACAGCATTTTGAAGATGATGGTACTGATAACAGCAAGGCTTTGGAAGTTGAAGATCAACCACCAGAACTTCCTCCTTCCCCTGAAAGCAGTTACCCAGAAGTAACTGGTGATGCCATACATATTACCAGTGGATCTGCCATCTCAAAAGGTCAACCAAATCATGACGACAACATCAAAAGTAGGGACACTTTTGTCATTTCTACATGCCCTGGTCAAGGAGACAAGGAGACTTCTTTGAAGTCAACAAACTCTAAATCTGGTTTGTTTACTAAACAACAAACCTTTGTTTACCCTGTGAACTCTAATCAATCTGAGGCCTTACCCTCCCGACAGACGGAATTACTGGCAGATGAAAGACCTCCATGGGAATCCCTAGATTTTGATCACGCAAGCCCTTTCCCCATTGATACTTCTGTGTCAAGTCCCCCTTCAAGGCGACCCTCTTGCACCATGGAAATATATCAAGAGGCATTACCATCAATGTCGAGCCAGTCCCTAG AGGGCAGACCCATGAAGAGCTTAACAAATACCAACTGGACAACTGATGCAGAATCTGGTCGATCACGTCGAAGGGGAGCCAAGGTCTCCTACAAAGAACCACCTATTAACGG GAAAATGAGGCGTGGGGACAAGTTTAGTGACACCCAGTTTCTAAGATCACCTATATTTAAAAGCAAAAGGATCAAGAAGAAACACACAGCCTGA